ACTGCCACCTCCGCATCGAACCCGGCGACGGCTTCAGCTTCCGCTCCGCCGTGGTGGGCGGCGCCATCCCCGGCAAGTACCTGCCCGGCATCGAGAAAGGCGTGCAGGACGCCATGCAACGCGGCCCTCTCGCCGGATACCCCCTCCAGGACCTGCACGTCACCGTCCTCGACGGCAGTTACCACGACGTGGACAGCAGCGACCTCGCCTTCCGCGCCGCCGGCGCCCTCGCCCTGCGCGGCGCCCTGGAACACGCCCGCCCCGGCCTGCTCGAACCCACCCGCCACCTGAAAGTCCGCGCGCCCGCCCGCTTCACCGGCGACCTCCTCGTCGACCTCCAGACCCGCCGCGCCCGCGTGCAGGGCATCGACACCACTGGCACCGTCACCACCATCACCGCCCTCGTCCCACAGGCCGAACTGCACGACTACAGCGCCGCCCTGCGCTCCCTGACCGGCGACCGCGCCGCCTTCAGCGTGACCGCCGGCCCCTACCAGCCCATCCCGGACCACCTGACCAGAAAGATCATCGACGCCCGGCAGGAAGAACTGACGCAGGCGTAGGCGGGCAGGTCAGCACGCGGCCCCCGCTCCACCCGCGTACCCTGGGGCATGGCGCACCCGTACCACCACGCGATCAGCTCCAGCCGACAGTTCGGCGGGACGCCCGACGAGTACCTGCCCATCCACAACTGGTTCGACCAGACCAAGGCGCACCTGCCGGACGTCCGCCACCGCGCCGTCCTGCACTCCAGCCTGGGCATCTTCCTGTGCGAACAGGTGTTCGGCCCCACGCTGACCCTGAGTACCGGAAAGAAAGTGCCGGTGCGCCTGATCGGCGAGCAGCACGTCCGTGAGGACATGGGCGGCGAGATCCCCACCGTGCAGGACTGGTTGGGCGACCTGCCCCTGCGCCCCTGGATGGCGCGCGGCGCCGCCCGCCTGAGCGAACAGGAGGATAGCCCGTGAGCGTCTTCCCGCAGGACTTCACCCGCCGCCTGCAGCGCGCCGGGGTGGGTCGCGTGCAGTTCGCGTACCACTGGCACAGCGACGAGAGGCACCTGGATCTGGAGGTGCTTGACGAGGACGGTCAGGCGCTGACCCTGACGTCGGAACTGGAAGGGGAGATCCGGGAAGCCGTGTGGAACGCAGACTTGGGCACGTTCGGCACCTACCTGTGGGACCTCGCCAGCGGTGAAGTGATGCCGTTCGGGCAGCTGACGTACCTGACGGGTGACGTGCTGGGCGGCACTTATCAGGTGACCTTCACTGGCGACCCGGAGGAGACGCTGGCGGCCCGCAGTACCCCCGATCCGACGCGGGCACAGGTGAACGCCTGGGTGGCCTCGCCCGACCCGAAGCTGCGTGTGGCGGTCGCCGGGAACCTGTCCGTGCCGGACGCCTGGGTCACGCCGCTGCTCGGGGACCTGGACCCGTTGGTCGTGCAGGTCATGGCGGCGCGTCCGGGCCGTGCCCCTCTGCTGTCCACGCACCTGACCGACGCTGGGAACCCCATGACTCTGCCCCGCGCGCTGGACACCCTGGCCCGCAGCGAGTGGGCGCAGGTCCGGCGTGCGGTCGCCGCGAACCCCAGCACGCCGGGGCGCACCCTGGCCGACCTCGCGGGCGACCCCGAGTGGCGCGTCCGCCTCGCTGTCCTGACCAATCTGTCGGTGGGGGACGACGTGCGCTCGGCGCTGCTGGCGTTCTTCAGCGGAGCGGACGAGAACCTGCGCCGCACGGTCGCCAGGAACGAACCCATCCCCCCGGACCTGCTGGGCGCATACGCCACCGACCCGGACCCCACCGTCCGCGCCGCCGTCATGGGCCGCGCCGACCTGCCGGGCGATCTGCTCCAGAAGATGAAGTCCGACCCACACCGACTCGTGCAGGAGGCGCTGACCTACCGCCCGGAGAACGGCCTGGAAGAGGAGGACCCCTTTGATGAGTCCTGGCCGCCCGAGGAGCAGTGGCGGGTCGCACAGATGCCCGGCAACGGCGAACTGTGGGGACGATACGACCTCCAGATGCTCGCGTGGGCCCCCAACCTCCTGCCCGAAATTCGCGCCTTGTTCCTGACCCAGCCGGGTATGTACTGGGCGCTGCTCTGCCGCGATGACGTGACCGACGACGAAGTGCTCCATATGGCCAGAAGTGGACCGGCGAACGAGTGGGTGGTCAGGCTGCCGGACCGGACCTTCCCCCCGGCGTTCTTCCGAACGCTCCTGCCGCAGTTGAATGAATCAGAGCAGCGTGAACTTGTCACGCGCTCAGACCTCCCGGCGGACGTCCGGGAGGAGCTGCTGACCCACGGCAGCCCGGCCGTGCGGGCCAGCATGGCCGAGAAGGGCGCGCTGGACGAACCCCTGGCTCGTCGCCTCGCGGCTGATCCGGTGGACTGGGTGGCGAAGATGCTGCTGCGCAACCGGACGTTGCCACCCGGGGTGGCCCGCGAGGTGCTGGCCCACCTGGGACCGGGTGTGCTCAACCCGTATATCCACACGACGGAGCTGCCGCCCGAACTGCTGGGCGTGTACGCCGAGGTCGCCACCGGGGATGTGCTGGTGAACCTCGCCGCCAATCCGTGTACGCCGCCCCTGCCGATCATCGAGCAGCTGCGGTCACTGGAGGCGGACGGGATTCTGCCTCTGCTGAGCGACCCGACCACCCCACCTGGGATGCTGGCGCGGCTGGTGGGGACCGAGCATGACCTCCTGCTGGTGCGTCACCCGAACTTCACGGCGGATCACCTGCACGCCCTGATCACGCAGAGCGTCCGCAGGCACCGCTTCTGGAACAGCAGTTACGGCGACGAGCACCGGCGGATCACGGAATTGCTTCACGTCATGCTGTCCTCCCCATTCATGACTTCGGACCTGTGGGACACGCTGGTTACAACTCAGCTTCTGAACGGGGAGCAGCGGGCCATGATTGCCTCCCGCACTGACCTGCCGGAGTTCATCGCGCGTCGCCTGAAGGAAGACCCCGTGCAGGCCGTCGCGCGGGCGGTGCGGCGCGATCTCTGGCCGGACCTGTAGGACACGGTCCAGTGCGGCGCGGCGTAGCATCCGGGGCATGACATTGCCTGCGCCTGTGATTGCCGATCTGCGTTCCGATACCGTCACGACCCCCACGCCCGCCATGCGCGAGGCGATGGCGCAGGCGCGGGTGGGGGATGACGTGTACGGCGAGGACCCGACCGTGAACGAGTTGCAGGCGGAGGTGGCGCGCCTGACCGGTCACGAGGCGGGGCTGTTCATGCCGTCGGGGACGATGACGAATCAGGTGGCGATCGCGCTGCACACGCGGCGGGGTGAGGAGGTCATCTGCGCGGAGGGGTCGCACATCTACGAGTGGGAGCTGGGCATGATGGCGGCGTTCAGTGGTGTGGTGCCGCGTTTCGTGCCGGCGCCGCTGGGCGTGCCGGCCCCGGAGGACGTGCGCTCGGCGGTGCGGCGCAGCGTTCACCAGTCCCCGAGCGGCCTGATCAGCCTGGAGAACACGCACAACAAGGCGGGCGGAACCGTGATTCCGCTGGCGGTGCTGGACGGCATCCGTGCGGTGGCGACCGAAGAGGGCCTGCCGCTGCACCTGGACGGGGCGCGCGTTCTGAACGCGGCGGTGGCGCTGGGCGTGCCTCTGAGTGACATCACGGCCCGTTTCGACACGGTCAGCGTGTGCCTCAGCAAGGGCCTGGGCGCCCCGGTGGGCAGCGTGCTGGTCGGCACTGCGGCCCAGATGCGGCAGGCGCACCGTTACCGGAAGATGATGGGCGGCGGCATGCGGCAGGCGGGCGTGCTGGCAGCGGCGGCGCTGGTGGCCCTGCGGGAAGGCCCGGCCCGGCTGGCGGAGGATCACCGCCGCACCCGTGAGCTGGCCGGGGCGCTCGTGAACGCGGGCTTCGACGTGAACATGGCCGCTGTGCAGACGAACATCATCTACGCCACCGTGCCGGACGCCGCCGCGCATGCCGACCGATGGGCGCAGCAGGGCGTCCTGTGCAATGCGCTGGGGCCGGACAGTGTGCGCTTCGTGCTGCACCACCAGATTGACGACGAGGCGCTGGCCGGAGCCATCCGCGTCCTGACGGCGTAGGGGGCGCGGACACGCGGTTCCCGCCCTCCGCTCCTCAACTTTCCGTTGACGCGCCGTGCCGGGTGGGCGCGGTAGGCTCGGGGGCATGACCGTTCCGGATTCCGTGCCTGCGACCACCGACCCGCCTGATGTGCCCGCGCCGCGTGGGGTGCGGGCGGTGGATGGAAACCGGGCGGCGCTGGCGTTGCTGCTGGTGCAGAACGCGGTGTCGGCGGGGCTGATTGCGCTGGGCCTGCCGCTGGGCGTGTCGCTGCTGGGGGCGTTCGCGGTGGTGGTGCTGGTGGGCCTGACCGTGTTCCGCGGGCCGATGGACGCGCTGTTCCGGGATGGGCGCTGGCGCACGCCGCCCGCGTGGGGGGTGGCGGTGGCGGCCTTCGTGCTGGCGTTCCTGGCGTCGCGGGCGTTCGTGCTGGCGTTCGTGACGCTGTTCCCGGAGACGGCGGACAGCACCCCGCAGTTCCTGAGCAGCGGCGTGGACCTGTGGGTGCTGCTGGTCGCGGCGGGCGTGCTGATTCCGCTGGCCGAGGAGGTCGCGTTCCGGGGCCTGATGATGCGCGGGCACGAGCGCGCGGCGGGGTTCGGGGTGGCGGCGGTCACGTCGTCGCTGGCGTTCGCACTGGCGCACGGCGCGCCGGTCAGTGTGGTCGGCATCCTGCCGCTGGCGTACGTGCTGGCGCGCGTGACGCAGCACACGGGCAGCGTGTGGAACGCCGTGATCATTCACGTGCTGAACAACACGATCGCGCTGGGGCTGGGCGCGTTCCTGGCCGGGCGTCTCCCGACCGACCCGGAGCAGGCAACCGAGATGCTGTCGAACCCGGCCCTGAAGGTGCCGCTGGCGATCGGCGCGGCCCTGTTCGGGACGGTGGTGCTGGTCGTGCTGCACCTGTGGCTGACCCCGAAAGCCGATCCGCAGGAGCGGTCCGCGCCGGGCCCGTGGCTCAGCGGGGCGTACGTGGTCGTGCTGCTGTTCGGCCTGAGCGCGCTGCTGCTGACCCTGCCGGGCGTCGCCGAGTGGCTGGGCACGGTCCGCGCGTCCCTCCAGGCCCGCT
The DNA window shown above is from Deinococcus sp. LM3 and carries:
- a CDS encoding GntG family PLP-dependent aldolase yields the protein MTLPAPVIADLRSDTVTTPTPAMREAMAQARVGDDVYGEDPTVNELQAEVARLTGHEAGLFMPSGTMTNQVAIALHTRRGEEVICAEGSHIYEWELGMMAAFSGVVPRFVPAPLGVPAPEDVRSAVRRSVHQSPSGLISLENTHNKAGGTVIPLAVLDGIRAVATEEGLPLHLDGARVLNAAVALGVPLSDITARFDTVSVCLSKGLGAPVGSVLVGTAAQMRQAHRYRKMMGGGMRQAGVLAAAALVALREGPARLAEDHRRTRELAGALVNAGFDVNMAAVQTNIIYATVPDAAAHADRWAQQGVLCNALGPDSVRFVLHHQIDDEALAGAIRVLTA
- a CDS encoding type II CAAX endopeptidase family protein — protein: MTVPDSVPATTDPPDVPAPRGVRAVDGNRAALALLLVQNAVSAGLIALGLPLGVSLLGAFAVVVLVGLTVFRGPMDALFRDGRWRTPPAWGVAVAAFVLAFLASRAFVLAFVTLFPETADSTPQFLSSGVDLWVLLVAAGVLIPLAEEVAFRGLMMRGHERAAGFGVAAVTSSLAFALAHGAPVSVVGILPLAYVLARVTQHTGSVWNAVIIHVLNNTIALGLGAFLAGRLPTDPEQATEMLSNPALKVPLAIGAALFGTVVLVVLHLWLTPKADPQERSAPGPWLSGAYVVVLLFGLSALLLTLPGVAEWLGTVRASLQAR